One part of the Arcanobacterium phocisimile genome encodes these proteins:
- a CDS encoding purine-cytosine permease family protein produces MIDNASNSKGSTALTIESNGIDIIAENERTAKPSDLFWPWFAANVSVFGISYASFVYGFGVSFIQALIVTVIGVTISFGLCGVVAIAGKRGSAPTMVLSRAAFGVYGQRVPGVFSWLISIGWETFLAIMATLATATVLAQMGWSGGTATKIIACLVIAAMIVSASVAGYHVIMKVQSILTWLTGALTIVYVVLTLPQVDFSVVMDRPAGSTTAVIGALVMLMTGFGLGWINIAADWSRYQSRDASAAKIVAWNTFGGALSPVLLVIAGLLIVGSNPELDAGIASDPIGTLATILPTWVLLPFLITAVLSLVSGAVLGIYSSGLTLLSLGVKIPRPAAAGIDGLILTSGTIWVVFFAQDFLGPFQSFLITLGVPIASWAGLMIADIALRRKEYDEKALFDPQGVYGSWDWTSLATMVVASFVGWGLVINNFAEEAAWNNWQGYLLGPLGLGGRDGEWAWANLGVLFALVLSFAAGYVLRSRKVARQENR; encoded by the coding sequence ATGATAGATAACGCTAGTAATTCCAAAGGATCTACAGCTTTAACAATTGAAAGCAATGGTATCGACATCATTGCCGAGAATGAACGTACTGCCAAACCCAGCGATCTTTTCTGGCCGTGGTTCGCAGCGAATGTATCAGTTTTTGGTATTTCATACGCCTCGTTCGTCTACGGTTTTGGAGTCTCGTTTATCCAAGCGCTCATAGTGACTGTGATCGGTGTGACAATCTCATTTGGATTGTGTGGGGTGGTAGCTATTGCTGGTAAACGAGGTTCAGCGCCGACTATGGTGCTGTCTCGTGCAGCATTCGGTGTCTATGGCCAGCGGGTTCCAGGCGTGTTTTCGTGGCTGATTTCGATCGGTTGGGAGACGTTTCTTGCCATCATGGCCACATTGGCAACGGCTACTGTACTCGCCCAAATGGGTTGGAGCGGTGGAACGGCTACTAAAATTATCGCTTGTCTAGTCATCGCTGCGATGATCGTTTCGGCGTCAGTAGCTGGCTATCACGTGATTATGAAGGTGCAATCTATATTGACTTGGCTTACTGGAGCGCTGACCATCGTCTATGTTGTCCTTACCTTGCCACAGGTGGACTTTTCTGTAGTTATGGATCGTCCGGCAGGGTCGACGACGGCGGTTATCGGTGCGCTCGTCATGCTGATGACTGGATTCGGATTGGGCTGGATTAATATTGCAGCGGATTGGTCGCGTTATCAATCGCGCGACGCCTCGGCGGCGAAGATTGTTGCATGGAATACGTTCGGTGGAGCGCTCTCCCCAGTTTTGTTGGTGATTGCCGGACTGCTGATCGTGGGGTCAAATCCGGAGTTGGATGCGGGTATTGCTAGTGATCCGATTGGCACGTTGGCAACGATTTTGCCGACGTGGGTGCTGTTGCCGTTCTTGATTACCGCAGTGTTGAGCCTTGTTTCGGGTGCTGTGCTCGGTATTTATTCGTCTGGTCTGACGTTATTGAGCTTGGGCGTGAAGATTCCACGTCCGGCTGCTGCAGGTATTGACGGATTGATTTTGACGTCGGGCACGATTTGGGTTGTGTTTTTTGCCCAAGATTTCTTAGGTCCGTTCCAGTCGTTTTTGATTACGCTGGGTGTGCCGATTGCGTCGTGGGCTGGTTTGATGATTGCCGATATTGCGTTGCGCCGCAAAGAGTATGACGAGAAGGCGTTGTTTGATCCGCAGGGTGTTTATGGCTCGTGGGACTGGACGTCACTGGCAACGATGGTTGTGGCTTCCTTTGTTGGCTGGGGTTTAGTTATTAATAATTTTGCTGAAGAGGCTGCTTGGAATAACTGGCAGGGTTATCTGCTTGGTCCGCTCGGTTTGGGTGGCCGTGATGGTGAATGGGCGTGGGCAAATCTTGGTGTTTTGTTTGCACTCGTGCTCTCGTTTGCTGCCGGTTACGTATTGCGCTCGCGGAAGGTAGCTCGGCAGGAAAATCGTTGA
- a CDS encoding solute carrier family 23 protein, protein MNQKNSVDAVPKAPKLVLLSLQHLLAFYAGAVIVPLLIASSLNLDSATTIHLINADLFTCGLATLIQSVGVTNKVGVRLPIIQGVTTTAVAPIIAIGLAATDGAGGEASLPVIYGSIIVAGLFTFFAAPFFAKLLRFFPHHVTGTVLLVMGTSLLAVSANDFVNYADGVPAVRDLAYGFGTLLAIVLVQRFFRGFLSTISVLIGLVGGTTIALVMDHIQPEKLDAVVNAPALGVTTPFYFGWPVFSLTAIISMIIVMLITMVETTGDVFATGEIVGKRITSADVAAAIRADGASTTLGGILNSFPYTMFAQNVGLVRLTGIKSRWVAAGAGGLMIVVGLLPKVGAIVASIPSPVLGGASLALFANVAWVGLQTIAKSDLDDFRIAAIVTTSLGLAMLVTFRPEVAQVFPHWAQVFFSSGMSIGSITAILLNLVFFHMPNSSKNTDNQIASGVSLDDVNAMDQVTFVETFRSLFNSEVWPLEKAWQARPFGSVMELRNALLVGVLRGEAQEQTALIADYPDMYEIVTADEDDESSQVIGSFALGTASEEELAQLNELCVSYRQKFGAPYVAFLSTDASIEAILADAQHRLSNTAEIENVVSLTQIVEIANDRLGILMRGANQRAHEYQS, encoded by the coding sequence ATGAACCAGAAAAATTCTGTGGACGCCGTACCAAAGGCACCGAAGTTAGTCTTGCTGTCCCTTCAACATCTGCTCGCATTCTATGCGGGTGCAGTCATTGTCCCTCTGTTAATCGCTTCGTCATTGAACCTAGACTCGGCGACGACGATTCACTTGATTAACGCCGATCTCTTCACTTGCGGTTTAGCTACGCTTATTCAGAGCGTAGGTGTAACAAATAAGGTCGGTGTACGTCTGCCTATCATTCAGGGCGTCACCACAACGGCTGTTGCACCGATTATTGCTATCGGTTTGGCGGCTACTGACGGCGCTGGCGGCGAAGCGTCCCTCCCGGTTATTTACGGTTCGATTATCGTCGCTGGTCTTTTCACATTCTTCGCAGCACCATTCTTTGCCAAGTTGCTCCGGTTCTTCCCACACCACGTTACCGGCACAGTTCTTCTCGTTATGGGTACTTCGTTGCTGGCCGTTTCAGCGAATGACTTCGTTAATTATGCCGACGGTGTTCCTGCAGTTCGCGACTTGGCTTACGGTTTTGGAACGCTACTTGCTATTGTTTTGGTTCAGCGTTTCTTCCGTGGATTCTTGAGCACGATTTCGGTGCTTATCGGGTTGGTTGGTGGAACTACTATTGCCCTTGTTATGGATCATATTCAGCCTGAGAAGCTCGATGCGGTTGTTAACGCACCCGCGCTGGGTGTCACTACGCCATTCTATTTCGGTTGGCCAGTGTTCTCGTTGACTGCAATTATTTCGATGATCATCGTTATGCTCATTACGATGGTAGAAACGACCGGTGATGTTTTCGCGACTGGTGAGATCGTTGGCAAGCGGATTACCTCGGCTGATGTTGCGGCCGCGATCCGTGCTGACGGCGCCTCGACGACGCTGGGCGGTATTCTCAATTCCTTCCCGTACACAATGTTTGCGCAAAACGTTGGTCTGGTTCGCCTTACGGGGATCAAGTCGCGTTGGGTTGCTGCTGGCGCTGGTGGCCTGATGATCGTCGTAGGATTACTACCGAAGGTTGGCGCGATTGTCGCATCGATTCCGTCTCCGGTTCTCGGCGGCGCTTCACTCGCTTTGTTTGCGAACGTGGCATGGGTTGGTTTACAGACAATTGCTAAGTCTGATCTTGATGATTTCCGCATCGCAGCAATTGTGACGACGTCCCTGGGATTAGCTATGTTGGTTACTTTCCGCCCTGAGGTGGCTCAGGTGTTCCCTCATTGGGCACAGGTTTTCTTCTCCTCGGGTATGTCAATTGGTTCAATTACCGCAATCTTGCTCAATCTTGTGTTCTTCCATATGCCGAACTCGTCAAAGAATACCGACAATCAGATTGCTTCAGGTGTGTCCCTTGACGACGTGAATGCAATGGATCAGGTTACGTTCGTTGAAACATTCCGATCTTTATTTAATTCAGAAGTGTGGCCACTAGAAAAGGCATGGCAGGCTCGACCATTTGGATCAGTCATGGAATTGCGAAATGCTTTGCTGGTCGGTGTGTTACGTGGCGAAGCCCAAGAACAGACAGCGCTTATTGCCGATTATCCAGATATGTATGAGATCGTAACTGCTGATGAGGATGACGAATCTTCTCAGGTGATTGGGTCCTTTGCTCTTGGCACGGCTAGTGAGGAAGAGTTGGCACAATTAAACGAGCTGTGCGTGTCCTACCGGCAAAAGTTCGGCGCGCCGTATGTTGCATTCTTAAGCACTGACGCTTCTATTGAGGCGATTTTGGCTGATGCGCAGCACCGGTTAAGCAACACTGCTGAAATAGAAAATGTCGTGTCGTTAACGCAGATCGTTGAGATTGCTAATGACCGGCTGGGAATTTTAATGCGTGGCGCAAATCAGCGCGCACATGAATACCAAAGCTAA